The following coding sequences are from one Mycolicibacterium aichiense window:
- a CDS encoding polyketide cyclase / dehydrase and lipid transport has product MNSIQVADETFVAADPAAVGRAVADRASWRRWWPDLRLEVVEDRADKGVRWTVTGPLTGTMEIWLEPVLDGVLLHYFLHAEPSGVAAWQLAKMNLAKLTHQRRVAGKRMAFEVKSTLEASRPVGVAPGT; this is encoded by the coding sequence ATGAACAGCATCCAGGTCGCCGACGAGACGTTTGTCGCGGCAGATCCGGCGGCGGTCGGGCGTGCGGTCGCGGACCGGGCGAGCTGGCGGCGGTGGTGGCCGGACCTGCGCCTCGAGGTCGTCGAGGACCGTGCCGACAAGGGCGTGCGGTGGACGGTGACCGGCCCGCTGACCGGCACCATGGAGATCTGGCTGGAGCCGGTCCTCGACGGCGTGCTGCTGCACTATTTTCTGCACGCCGAGCCCTCCGGGGTCGCGGCCTGGCAGCTGGCCAAGATGAACCTCGCCAAGCTCACCCATCAGCGCCGGGTGGCCGGTAAACGGATGGCGTTCGAGGTGAAATCCACTCTGGAGGCGTCCCGCCCGGTGGGCGTCGCACCCGGCACCTGA
- a CDS encoding ArsA family ATPase → MTDSARISFFVGKGGVGKSTLASATAVRAALAGQRVLAVSTDQAHSLGDVLGVVVPPTGAREPVRILTEEGTDDTAGGHLDALALDTLALLADRWRAVAPVLAARFPESDIKDVAPEELSALPGIQEVLGLAEVAALADSGRWDYVVVDCASTADAMRMLTLPAAFAMYVERAWPRHRRLSAAVDGVHAAATVAVVESISGAVEGLSALLTDAERVSAHLVLTAERVVAAEAVRTLGSLVLMGVQVTELIVNQVLVQDDSYEYRNLPDHPAFGWYAERISEQHSVLDELAATIGDVQLVLAPHLAGEPIGAKALGHLLDSVRRRDGSAPPGPLKPVVDRESGSGLDAVYRMRLELPQIDPGTLTLGRVDDDLIIGAAGMRRRVRLASVLRRCIVMDAALRGTELTVRFRPNPEVWPA, encoded by the coding sequence GTGACTGATTCGGCCCGGATCAGTTTCTTCGTCGGCAAAGGCGGTGTCGGCAAGTCGACGCTGGCCTCGGCGACGGCGGTCCGGGCGGCGCTCGCCGGTCAGCGGGTGCTGGCGGTATCCACTGATCAGGCCCACTCGCTCGGCGATGTTCTCGGGGTGGTGGTCCCGCCCACCGGGGCCCGCGAACCGGTGCGGATCCTCACCGAGGAGGGCACCGATGACACCGCGGGCGGCCACCTCGACGCGCTGGCACTGGACACCCTGGCCCTGCTCGCGGACAGATGGCGTGCCGTCGCGCCGGTGCTCGCCGCGAGATTCCCGGAGTCCGACATCAAAGACGTTGCCCCGGAGGAGCTTTCCGCGCTGCCTGGAATCCAGGAGGTGTTAGGGCTGGCCGAGGTGGCCGCTCTGGCCGACTCCGGCCGGTGGGACTACGTCGTCGTCGACTGCGCCTCGACCGCCGATGCGATGCGGATGCTGACACTGCCTGCCGCCTTCGCGATGTATGTCGAGCGGGCCTGGCCCCGGCATCGCCGGCTCAGCGCCGCCGTCGACGGTGTGCACGCCGCGGCCACCGTCGCTGTGGTCGAGAGCATCAGCGGCGCCGTCGAAGGGTTGTCCGCCCTGCTCACCGATGCCGAACGGGTCAGCGCCCACCTGGTGCTCACCGCTGAGCGGGTGGTGGCCGCCGAGGCCGTCCGCACCCTGGGCTCACTGGTGTTGATGGGTGTGCAGGTCACTGAACTGATCGTGAATCAGGTTCTCGTCCAAGATGATTCATACGAGTACCGCAATCTTCCGGATCACCCGGCGTTCGGCTGGTACGCCGAGCGGATCTCCGAACAGCACTCGGTGCTCGACGAGCTCGCCGCCACCATCGGCGACGTCCAGCTGGTGCTGGCCCCTCACCTGGCCGGTGAGCCGATCGGCGCCAAGGCCCTCGGGCACCTGCTCGACAGCGTCCGGCGACGCGACGGCTCGGCACCGCCCGGGCCGCTCAAGCCGGTGGTGGACCGTGAATCGGGTTCAGGGCTCGATGCCGTCTACCGCATGCGGCTAGAGTTGCCGCAAATCGATCCGGGCACGCTGACGCTGGGCCGGGTCGACGACGACCTGATCATCGGCGCCGCGGGGATGCGGCGCCGAGTACGACTGGCGTCGGTTCTGCGGCGGTGCATCGTGATGGATGCGGCCCTGCGCGGCACCGAGCTGACCGTGCGATTTCGACCCAATCCGGAGGTGTGGCCCGCGTGA
- a CDS encoding Rv2175c family DNA-binding protein has product MSSIPAGEDVLDPDEPVYDLSAVADLLHIPVTKVHQQLREGHLVAVKRGGVPMIPKAFLNAEGEVVKSLPGLLAVLRDGGYRDTEILRWLFTADPSLTITRDGSRETVSNARPVDALHAHQAREVVRRAQAMAY; this is encoded by the coding sequence GTGAGCAGCATTCCCGCCGGCGAAGACGTGCTGGATCCCGACGAGCCCGTCTACGATCTGTCGGCGGTCGCCGACTTATTGCACATCCCGGTGACCAAGGTGCATCAGCAGTTACGTGAAGGCCATCTTGTCGCGGTGAAACGCGGCGGGGTCCCGATGATCCCGAAGGCCTTCCTCAACGCCGAGGGTGAGGTGGTCAAAAGCCTGCCCGGCCTGCTGGCGGTACTGCGCGACGGCGGCTACCGCGACACCGAGATCCTGCGCTGGCTGTTCACCGCCGACCCGTCACTGACCATCACCCGAGACGGATCGCGTGAAACCGTCAGCAACGCTCGCCCGGTTGATGCGCTGCACGCTCATCAGGCTCGTGAGGTGGTTCGCCGCGCCCAGGCGATGGCGTACTGA
- a CDS encoding cutinase family protein gives MSRTRAAAFGAVVAVVATLVGPAGTAAADDCPDVEVIFARGTGEPPGLGRVGQAFADALAPRLDGRSMGTYAVNYPASFNFLAAASGADDAAARIADMGARCPQTTLVLGGFSQGAAAVSMLAGVPPVGQRIGSIGSAPPLPPAAAGQIAAVAVFGNPGARFGSPLSNTGQFAGRAIDLCSGGDPICSPGLDRAAHSNYELPPYPDQAAGFVAGLL, from the coding sequence ATGAGCAGAACCCGGGCCGCCGCATTCGGAGCCGTTGTGGCCGTCGTTGCCACCCTGGTGGGCCCGGCCGGCACCGCCGCGGCCGACGACTGCCCCGACGTCGAGGTGATCTTCGCCCGCGGCACCGGTGAGCCGCCCGGCCTCGGGCGGGTGGGACAGGCCTTCGCCGACGCGCTCGCGCCGCGCCTGGACGGGCGCAGCATGGGCACCTACGCGGTGAACTACCCGGCCAGCTTCAACTTCCTCGCCGCGGCGTCCGGTGCTGACGACGCGGCCGCCCGCATCGCGGACATGGGTGCGCGCTGCCCGCAGACCACTCTGGTGCTCGGCGGGTTCTCCCAAGGGGCGGCGGCGGTGTCGATGTTGGCCGGCGTCCCGCCGGTGGGACAGCGGATCGGCAGCATCGGTTCGGCTCCGCCGCTGCCGCCGGCTGCCGCCGGACAGATCGCGGCCGTCGCGGTGTTCGGCAACCCGGGGGCCCGGTTCGGCTCGCCGCTGTCGAACACCGGCCAGTTCGCCGGCCGCGCCATCGACCTGTGCAGCGGCGGCGACCCGATCTGCTCGCCGGGCCTCGACCGCGCCGCCCACAGCAACTATGAGCTGCCGCCGTACCCGGACCAGGCGGCCGGCTTCGTCGCCGGGCTGCTCTAG
- a CDS encoding AMP-dependent synthetase/ligase yields MREYTVPASFTIGEHDNVVSSVYDHERTDPGYVIVQRQVDGRWTDVTCAEVAAQIRSAALGLIAEGVQAGDRVAILSATRYEWVILDYAILSVGGVTVPIYETSSADQVRWVLQDSGAVLVFTETESHAQMVSELTDELPDLRKTLRIESSGPTALEELATAATGADPAELERRLAALRSADPATLIYTSGTTGRPKGVQLTHANLLFETRGTTTCFPTLLRQHERLLVFLPLAHVLARALSMTAFANKVTLGYTSDIKNLVPMLQSFKPTIVVSVPRVFEKVYNTAELNARNSGRGPVFELAVKTAIAYSEALAGNGPNLLLKLGHAVFDRLVYSKLRAALGGDCHAAISGGAPLGKRLGHFYRGAGLSIYEGYGLTETSAAITVNRIGELKVGTVGKLVPGNSMALAEDGELLVRGGVVFDGYWRNEKATGEAIVDGWFHTGDLASIDADGFVSITGRKKEIIVTAGGKNVAPAVLEDALRAHPLISQAMAVGDNQPFIGALIAIDPEAFDGWKTQHGKGAGASVGDLRTDPDLVAEIELAVKDANQHVSHAESIRKFRILPEDFTVQTGELTPTLKVKRNVVAEKFADEIGAIYAK; encoded by the coding sequence ATGCGTGAGTACACCGTTCCGGCGTCGTTCACCATCGGCGAACACGACAATGTCGTCAGTTCGGTGTACGACCACGAGCGCACCGATCCGGGCTATGTGATTGTCCAGCGGCAGGTCGACGGCCGTTGGACCGACGTCACGTGTGCAGAGGTAGCCGCCCAGATCCGCTCGGCGGCGCTGGGATTGATCGCCGAAGGCGTCCAGGCCGGCGACCGGGTGGCGATCCTGTCGGCGACCCGCTACGAGTGGGTGATCCTCGACTACGCGATCCTCTCGGTCGGCGGGGTGACGGTGCCCATCTACGAGACGTCGTCGGCCGACCAGGTCCGCTGGGTTCTCCAGGACTCCGGTGCTGTGCTGGTGTTCACCGAGACCGAGTCCCACGCGCAGATGGTCTCCGAACTCACCGACGAGCTGCCGGACCTTCGCAAGACGCTGCGGATCGAGTCCTCGGGCCCCACCGCGCTCGAGGAGCTGGCCACGGCCGCCACCGGTGCGGACCCCGCAGAGCTGGAGCGCCGGCTGGCGGCGCTGCGTTCGGCCGACCCGGCGACGCTGATCTACACCTCCGGAACCACCGGCCGGCCCAAGGGCGTCCAACTCACCCATGCGAATCTGCTCTTCGAAACCCGCGGCACCACAACATGTTTCCCGACGCTGCTGCGCCAGCACGAGCGGCTGCTGGTCTTCTTGCCGTTGGCGCATGTGCTGGCCCGCGCCCTGTCGATGACCGCGTTCGCCAACAAGGTGACGCTCGGCTACACCAGCGACATCAAGAACCTGGTGCCGATGCTGCAGTCCTTCAAGCCGACGATCGTGGTGTCCGTGCCGCGAGTGTTCGAAAAGGTCTACAACACAGCCGAATTGAACGCCCGCAACAGCGGCCGGGGCCCGGTCTTCGAGCTGGCCGTCAAGACCGCGATCGCGTACAGCGAAGCCCTGGCCGGCAACGGTCCCAACCTGCTGCTGAAGCTCGGCCACGCCGTGTTCGACCGACTGGTGTACAGCAAGCTGCGGGCCGCCCTCGGTGGTGATTGCCACGCCGCGATCTCCGGCGGCGCGCCGTTGGGCAAGCGACTGGGCCACTTCTACCGCGGAGCGGGGCTGTCCATCTACGAGGGCTACGGGCTGACCGAGACCAGCGCGGCGATCACGGTGAATCGCATCGGTGAACTCAAGGTCGGTACGGTCGGAAAGTTGGTGCCGGGCAACAGCATGGCGCTCGCCGAGGATGGCGAGCTCCTGGTCAGAGGTGGCGTCGTGTTCGACGGCTACTGGCGCAACGAGAAGGCGACCGGTGAAGCGATCGTCGACGGCTGGTTCCACACCGGGGATCTGGCCAGCATCGACGCTGACGGCTTCGTGTCGATCACCGGTCGCAAGAAGGAGATCATCGTCACCGCGGGCGGCAAGAACGTCGCCCCCGCGGTGCTCGAAGACGCCCTGCGCGCCCATCCGCTGATCAGCCAGGCGATGGCCGTCGGCGACAACCAGCCGTTCATCGGTGCGCTGATCGCCATCGACCCCGAGGCGTTCGACGGATGGAAGACCCAGCACGGCAAGGGCGCCGGCGCCTCGGTGGGTGATCTGCGCACCGATCCCGATCTGGTCGCCGAGATCGAATTGGCCGTCAAGGACGCGAATCAGCATGTGTCCCATGCCGAATCGATTCGTAAGTTCCGAATTTTGCCGGAAGACTTCACCGTGCAGACCGGTGAATTGACCCCGACCCTGAAGGTCAAGCGCAATGTGGTGGCGGAGAAGTTCGCCGACGAGATCGGAGCGATCTATGCGAAGTAG
- a CDS encoding protein kinase domain-containing protein, with amino-acid sequence MSVTSDPLNGVLLEDRYRVDAKIATGGMSTVYRGLDVRLDRPVALKVMDARYAGDSQFLTRFQREARAVARLKDPGLVAVYDQGLDGSHPFLVMELIEGGTLRELLRERGPMPPHAAAAVLRPVLGGLATAHRAGLVHRDVKPENVLISDDGEVKLVDFGLVRAVAEAGITSTSVILGTAAYLSPEQVSTGAADARSDVYAVGVLAYELITGATPFTGDNPLTVAYQRMDHDVPPPSAAISGVPPQFDEFIAHATARNPDERFADAAEMAEDLDAIAVELALPKFRVPAPKNSAQHAAATAFHSRPTVDFHPAPQAALAHTAPPLPPPPAVKNPTRQLIRDPQDWQPAAEDDENSELASQFAGIDIGEFIWERQRARRALMFWTLIVLLLTGGMAAAGWALGTNLQGLIG; translated from the coding sequence GTGTCGGTGACGTCGGACCCCCTCAACGGCGTGTTGCTGGAAGACCGGTACCGCGTCGACGCCAAGATCGCCACCGGCGGCATGTCCACCGTGTATCGCGGTCTCGACGTGCGCCTGGACCGGCCGGTCGCGCTGAAGGTGATGGACGCGCGGTACGCGGGCGACAGCCAGTTCCTGACCCGCTTCCAGCGGGAGGCCCGCGCGGTGGCCCGGCTGAAGGACCCGGGGTTGGTCGCGGTTTACGACCAGGGTCTCGACGGCAGCCACCCCTTCCTGGTGATGGAGCTGATCGAGGGCGGCACGCTGCGCGAGTTGCTGCGCGAGCGCGGGCCGATGCCCCCGCACGCGGCGGCGGCGGTGCTGCGCCCGGTGCTCGGCGGACTGGCCACCGCGCATCGCGCCGGATTGGTGCACCGCGACGTCAAACCCGAGAACGTGCTGATCTCCGATGACGGCGAGGTCAAGCTGGTCGACTTCGGGTTGGTTCGCGCGGTGGCCGAAGCCGGGATCACCTCGACCAGCGTGATTCTGGGCACCGCGGCCTACTTGTCCCCCGAGCAGGTGAGTACCGGAGCGGCCGACGCACGCAGCGACGTCTACGCCGTCGGCGTCCTGGCCTACGAATTGATCACCGGCGCAACGCCGTTCACCGGAGACAATCCGCTGACTGTCGCATACCAGCGGATGGACCACGACGTGCCGCCGCCCAGCGCGGCGATCAGCGGGGTGCCGCCCCAGTTCGACGAGTTCATCGCGCACGCCACCGCCCGCAACCCCGACGAGCGGTTCGCCGACGCGGCGGAGATGGCCGAAGACCTGGACGCGATCGCCGTGGAATTGGCGCTGCCGAAGTTCCGGGTGCCTGCACCGAAGAACTCCGCTCAGCACGCCGCGGCCACCGCTTTTCACAGCCGGCCCACCGTCGACTTCCACCCGGCCCCGCAGGCGGCGCTCGCGCACACCGCGCCGCCGCTGCCGCCGCCACCGGCCGTCAAGAATCCCACCCGCCAGCTCATTCGTGACCCGCAGGACTGGCAGCCCGCCGCCGAGGACGACGAAAATTCGGAACTGGCAAGCCAATTCGCCGGTATCGACATCGGTGAATTCATCTGGGAACGGCAGCGCGCCCGTCGGGCGCTGATGTTCTGGACCCTGATCGTGCTGCTGCTGACCGGCGGTATGGCCGCGGCCGGTTGGGCCCTGGGGACCAACCTTCAAGGCCTGATCGGCTAG
- a CDS encoding SRPBCC family protein, whose protein sequence is MADKTAQTIYIDADPRTVMDVIADIGSYPQWVSEYKETEVIESDDAGYPLVARLVLDAAVLKDTMVLAYEWPADRKSVRWSLVSSSLLRALDGAYTLQPKGSGTEVTYELSVDLMIPMIGLLKRKAERRLTDTALKDLKKWVEG, encoded by the coding sequence GTGGCTGACAAGACGGCGCAGACCATCTACATCGACGCGGACCCCCGCACCGTGATGGATGTCATCGCCGATATCGGGTCCTACCCGCAGTGGGTCTCCGAATACAAGGAAACCGAGGTCATCGAGTCCGACGACGCCGGTTACCCGCTGGTCGCGCGACTGGTTCTGGACGCCGCTGTTCTCAAAGACACCATGGTCCTGGCCTACGAGTGGCCTGCCGACCGCAAATCGGTGCGCTGGTCGTTGGTGTCAAGCTCGCTGTTGCGGGCACTCGACGGCGCATACACGTTGCAACCCAAAGGTTCTGGAACCGAGGTCACTTACGAGTTGTCGGTGGATCTGATGATCCCGATGATCGGCCTGCTCAAGCGCAAGGCCGAGCGCAGACTGACCGACACCGCGCTCAAGGATCTGAAGAAATGGGTCGAGGGCTGA
- a CDS encoding lysophospholipid acyltransferase family protein, with protein MWYWLFKYIFMGPLLSLLGRPKVEGLEHVPTNGPAILASNHLAVADSFYLPLVVRRRITFLAKSEYFTGTGIKGWFTRWFYTVAGQVPIDRTDADAAQAALTTAERLLSQGKLMGMYPEGTRSPDGRLYKGKTGLARLALETQVPVIPVAMIGTDVVNPPGSKMWRFGRVTVRFGKPMDFSRFDGLAGNRFIERAVIDEVMYELMELSGQEYVDIYAATLKNSEEPADPKQGGPGQPPARFPESAAG; from the coding sequence ATGTGGTACTGGCTGTTCAAGTACATCTTCATGGGCCCGTTGCTGTCCCTGTTAGGTAGGCCGAAAGTCGAAGGGCTGGAACATGTTCCAACCAACGGCCCGGCGATCCTGGCAAGCAATCACCTGGCGGTGGCGGACAGTTTCTACCTCCCGCTGGTGGTCCGGCGGCGGATCACCTTCCTGGCCAAGTCCGAGTACTTCACCGGCACCGGGATCAAGGGCTGGTTCACCCGGTGGTTCTACACGGTGGCCGGCCAGGTCCCGATCGACCGCACCGACGCCGACGCCGCACAGGCTGCGCTGACCACCGCCGAGCGACTGCTGTCGCAGGGCAAGCTGATGGGGATGTATCCCGAGGGCACCCGCTCGCCGGACGGGCGGCTGTACAAGGGCAAGACCGGACTGGCTCGGCTCGCGCTCGAGACGCAGGTCCCGGTGATTCCGGTCGCGATGATCGGAACCGACGTCGTGAACCCGCCGGGATCCAAGATGTGGCGGTTCGGCCGGGTGACGGTGCGCTTCGGCAAGCCGATGGACTTCTCCCGGTTCGACGGACTGGCGGGAAACCGGTTCATCGAGCGGGCTGTCATCGACGAGGTCATGTACGAGCTGATGGAACTCTCCGGTCAGGAGTACGTCGACATATACGCCGCGACGTTGAAGAACAGCGAGGAACCCGCGGACCCTAAGCAGGGTGGACCAGGTCAGCCACCGGCGCGGTTCCCGGAGTCCGCCGCAGGTTAG
- a CDS encoding glycosyltransferase 87 family protein — translation MSSDVGSSARPWAVAGWRVAQVAIVALLVYAGWLLFGHIPYRIDIEVYRMGGQAWLHGQSLYSGDATFRTTIGLGLPFTYPPLAAIVFSPFAWVSLSAASVIITAITLVLVLVSTWIVLTRLAVWPASTLTREPAWLRRAWLSAGIVALAVMYLEPIDANFAFGQINVVLMTLVIADCVPRRTPWPRGMLLGLAIALKLTPAVFLLYFLLRRDGRAALTAAGTFVAASLLGCALAWRDSLEYWTTTIRHTDRIGSAALNTNQNIAGALARLGLDKGTHFILWTLACFAVLGLTIWAVRRVLAAAPADGGKSGDESTLALMCVALFGLMVSPVSWSHHWVWALPTVITAAVAAYRRRNIALGVVTAVGVALMVWIPLELLPQHHEESASWWRQLLGMSYVWWALAMIVVAGLTVTTPVANLRRTPGTAPVADLVHPA, via the coding sequence ATGAGTAGCGACGTGGGCAGTTCGGCACGGCCCTGGGCGGTCGCCGGGTGGCGGGTGGCGCAGGTCGCGATCGTCGCGCTCCTGGTCTACGCCGGCTGGCTGCTGTTCGGGCATATCCCCTACCGGATCGACATCGAGGTCTACCGGATGGGCGGCCAGGCCTGGCTGCACGGCCAGTCCCTGTACTCCGGTGATGCGACGTTCCGCACCACGATCGGGCTGGGGCTGCCGTTCACCTATCCCCCGCTGGCGGCCATCGTGTTCAGCCCGTTCGCCTGGGTGTCGCTGTCGGCGGCGAGTGTGATCATCACCGCCATCACCCTGGTCCTGGTGCTGGTGTCCACCTGGATCGTGTTGACCCGCCTGGCGGTGTGGCCGGCCTCGACGCTGACCCGGGAGCCGGCCTGGCTGCGCCGGGCCTGGTTGTCGGCGGGCATCGTGGCGCTGGCGGTGATGTATCTGGAACCCATCGACGCCAACTTCGCATTCGGCCAGATCAACGTGGTGCTGATGACGCTGGTGATCGCCGATTGCGTCCCGCGCCGCACTCCCTGGCCGCGCGGGATGCTGCTCGGGCTGGCGATCGCGCTGAAGCTGACCCCGGCGGTCTTCCTGCTGTACTTCCTGCTGCGGCGCGACGGTCGCGCCGCGCTGACCGCGGCCGGCACGTTCGTCGCGGCCAGCCTGCTGGGCTGCGCGCTGGCCTGGCGCGATTCGCTGGAGTACTGGACCACCACGATCCGCCACACCGACCGGATCGGTAGCGCGGCGCTGAACACCAACCAGAACATCGCGGGCGCGCTGGCCCGCCTCGGCCTGGACAAGGGCACCCACTTCATCCTGTGGACGCTGGCCTGCTTTGCCGTCCTTGGCCTGACCATCTGGGCGGTCCGGCGGGTGCTGGCCGCTGCCCCCGCGGATGGCGGGAAGTCGGGAGATGAATCGACGCTGGCGTTGATGTGCGTGGCCCTGTTCGGGCTGATGGTCTCGCCGGTGTCCTGGTCACACCACTGGGTCTGGGCGTTGCCGACCGTGATCACCGCCGCGGTGGCCGCCTATCGGCGGCGCAACATCGCGCTCGGCGTGGTCACCGCCGTCGGCGTGGCGTTGATGGTGTGGATTCCGCTGGAGTTGCTGCCCCAGCACCACGAGGAGTCGGCGTCGTGGTGGCGCCAGCTGCTCGGGATGTCCTACGTGTGGTGGGCCTTGGCAATGATCGTCGTCGCGGGGCTGACGGTGACCACACCGGTCGCTAACCTGCGGCGGACTCCGGGAACCGCGCCGGTGGCTGACCTGGTCCACCCTGCTTAG
- a CDS encoding polyadenylate-specific 3'-exoribonuclease AS: protein MRFFYDTEFIDNGRIIDLISIGVVAEDGREFYAISTEFDPDSAGRWVRTNVLPKLPSPSSQLWRSRRQIREGLEEFLGIDGDEPIELWAWVAAYDHVALCQLWGPMTSLPPQIPRFTRELRQFWEDRGSPRMPPRPHDTHDALVDARHNRRRYVLMTTGIDLGVTPVSR from the coding sequence GTGCGGTTCTTCTACGACACGGAGTTCATCGACAACGGTCGGATCATCGACCTGATCTCGATCGGCGTCGTCGCCGAAGACGGACGCGAGTTCTACGCGATCTCCACCGAGTTCGACCCCGACTCCGCGGGCCGGTGGGTGCGCACCAACGTGCTGCCCAAGCTGCCCAGCCCGTCGTCGCAGCTGTGGCGCTCGCGCCGCCAGATCCGGGAGGGCCTGGAGGAGTTCCTCGGCATCGACGGCGACGAGCCGATCGAACTGTGGGCCTGGGTGGCCGCCTACGACCACGTCGCGCTCTGTCAGTTGTGGGGGCCGATGACCAGCCTGCCGCCCCAGATCCCGCGGTTCACCCGCGAGCTGCGCCAGTTCTGGGAGGACCGCGGCAGCCCGCGGATGCCACCGCGACCGCACGACACCCACGACGCCCTGGTCGACGCCCGCCACAACCGGCGCCGGTATGTGCTGATGACCACCGGCATCGACCTGGGTGTGACGCCGGTCAGCCGGTAA
- a CDS encoding class II 3-deoxy-7-phosphoheptulonate synthase, whose amino-acid sequence MNWTVDVPIEQLPSLPPLPADLRGRLDAALSKTALQQPSWDPEQAAAMRTVLESVPPVTVPSEIEKLKSQLADVALGKAFLLQGGDCAETFVDNTEPHIRANIRTLLQMAVVLTYGASMPVVKVARIAGQYAKPRSSDTDALGLKSYRGDMVNGFAPDAAVRQHDPSRLVRAYANASAAMNLVRALTSSGLASLHAVHDWNREFVRTSPAGARYETLAGEIDRGLRFMTACGVNDRNLDTAEIYASHEALVLDYERAMLRMDADAVGGPKLYDLSAHYVWIGERTRQLDGAHVAFAEVIANPIGVKIGPTTSPELAVEYVERLDPNNEPGRLTLVSRMGNGKVRDVLPAIIEKVQASGHHVIWQCDPMHGNTHESSTGYKTRHFDRIVDEVQGFFEVHRALGTHPGGIHVEITGENVTECLGGAQDISDTDLAGRYETACDPRLNTQQSLELAFLVAEMLRD is encoded by the coding sequence GTGAATTGGACCGTTGACGTACCGATCGAGCAGTTGCCGTCGCTCCCGCCGCTCCCGGCTGACCTGCGCGGACGGCTCGACGCGGCGCTGTCGAAGACGGCGTTGCAGCAGCCCAGCTGGGATCCCGAGCAGGCCGCCGCGATGCGTACCGTCCTCGAGAGCGTGCCGCCGGTCACCGTGCCGTCGGAGATCGAGAAGCTGAAGTCGCAGCTGGCCGATGTGGCCCTGGGCAAGGCGTTTCTGCTGCAGGGCGGCGACTGCGCCGAGACCTTCGTCGACAACACCGAGCCGCACATCCGCGCCAACATCCGCACCTTGCTGCAGATGGCCGTCGTGCTCACCTACGGCGCGAGCATGCCGGTGGTCAAGGTGGCCCGGATCGCGGGCCAGTACGCCAAGCCGCGTTCCTCGGACACCGACGCGTTGGGGCTCAAGTCCTACCGCGGTGACATGGTCAACGGTTTCGCCCCCGACGCCGCGGTGCGCCAGCACGATCCGTCGCGGCTGGTCCGCGCCTACGCCAACGCCAGCGCCGCGATGAACCTGGTGCGGGCGCTGACGTCGTCGGGCTTGGCATCGCTGCACGCGGTGCACGACTGGAACCGCGAGTTCGTCCGGACCTCGCCGGCGGGTGCCCGCTACGAGACGCTGGCCGGCGAGATCGATCGTGGCCTGCGCTTCATGACGGCCTGCGGTGTCAACGACCGCAACCTGGACACCGCCGAGATCTACGCCAGCCACGAGGCGCTGGTGCTGGACTACGAGCGCGCCATGCTGCGGATGGATGCCGACGCGGTCGGTGGCCCGAAGCTGTACGACCTGTCCGCGCACTACGTCTGGATCGGCGAGCGCACCCGTCAGCTCGACGGCGCCCACGTGGCCTTCGCCGAGGTGATCGCCAACCCCATCGGTGTCAAGATCGGCCCGACCACCTCACCGGAACTGGCGGTGGAGTACGTCGAGCGGCTCGACCCGAACAACGAGCCCGGCCGTCTCACGCTGGTCAGCCGGATGGGTAACGGCAAGGTGCGCGATGTGCTACCCGCGATCATCGAGAAGGTGCAGGCGTCGGGCCATCACGTGATCTGGCAGTGCGACCCGATGCACGGCAACACCCATGAGTCCTCGACCGGCTACAAGACGCGGCACTTCGACCGCATCGTCGACGAGGTGCAGGGCTTCTTCGAGGTGCACCGGGCGCTGGGCACCCATCCCGGCGGCATCCACGTCGAGATCACCGGCGAGAACGTCACCGAATGCCTCGGCGGCGCGCAGGACATCTCCGACACGGATCTGGCCGGCCGCTACGAGACGGCGTGCGATCCGCGACTGAACACCCAGCAGTCACTGGAGCTGGCGTTCCTGGTCGCGGAGATGCTGCGCGACTAG